In one window of Cervus elaphus unplaced genomic scaffold, mCerEla1.1, whole genome shotgun sequence DNA:
- the LOC122691291 gene encoding 60S ribosomal protein L23a codes for MKMAPKAKKEAPAPPKAEAKAKALKAKKAVLKGVHSHKKKKIRTSPTFRRPKTLRLRRQPKYPRKSAPRRNKLDHYAIIKFPLTTESAMKKIEDNNTLVFIVDVKANKHQIKQAVKKLYDIDVAKVNTLIRPDGEKKAYVRLAPDYDALDVANKIGII; via the coding sequence ATGAAGATGGCGCCGAAGGCGAAGAaggaagcccctgcccctcctaAAGCTGAAGCCAAAGCAAAGGCTTTGAAGGCCAAGAAAGCAGTGTTGAAAGGTGTCCacagccacaagaaaaagaagatccgGACGTCACCCACCTTCCGGCGGCCCAAAACACTGCGGCTCAGGAGGCAGCCCAAATATCCTCGGAAGAGCGCCCCCAGGAGAAACAAACTTGACCACTATGCCATCATCAAATTCCCCCTCACCACTGAGTCAGccatgaagaaaatagaagacaacAACACACTGGTATTCATTGTGGATGTCAAGGCCAACAAGCACCAAATTAAACAGGCTGTGAAGAAGCTCTATGACATTGACGTGGCTAAGGTCAATACTCTGATCAGGCCtgatggagagaagaaggcaTATGTTCGACTGGCTCCTGACTATGATGCTTTGGATGTTGCCAACAAAATTGGGATCATCTAA